From the genome of Desulfovibrio psychrotolerans, one region includes:
- a CDS encoding transporter substrate-binding domain-containing protein: MRIGRIIALALAITMVASAAFAGPVYDRIMQEKKIRIGIMTDSIPGAFFDEKGEWTGFDYDISTELAKRMGVELERVKVNNKTRIAFIQQNRIDVSVANMTHTRERDKSIDFSITYFFDGQKVLAKKGAFASLEDMKDKKIATMQGTTSEINIKNALKALGVANPDANVISFQKESECFQALEMGRVAGWTTDATILLGYAAKKPGEFELVGDFLSDEPYGMGLPQDDSALRDAVNFALQDMWLDGTYMAIYNKWYGPETPYAMPMTDQIEIWP; the protein is encoded by the coding sequence ATGCGTATCGGAAGAATTATCGCCCTCGCGCTGGCCATCACCATGGTGGCGTCGGCCGCGTTTGCAGGCCCGGTCTATGACCGCATCATGCAGGAAAAGAAAATCCGCATCGGCATCATGACCGACTCCATCCCCGGCGCCTTCTTTGACGAAAAGGGCGAATGGACCGGCTTTGACTACGACATCTCCACCGAACTTGCCAAGCGCATGGGCGTGGAACTTGAGCGCGTAAAGGTCAACAACAAGACCCGCATCGCCTTCATCCAGCAGAACCGCATAGACGTGTCCGTTGCCAACATGACCCACACCCGTGAACGCGACAAGTCCATCGACTTCTCCATCACCTACTTCTTCGACGGCCAGAAGGTGCTTGCCAAGAAGGGTGCCTTCGCCTCTCTGGAAGACATGAAGGACAAGAAGATCGCCACCATGCAGGGCACCACGTCCGAAATCAACATCAAGAACGCCCTCAAGGCCCTTGGTGTTGCCAACCCCGATGCCAACGTCATCTCCTTCCAGAAGGAATCCGAGTGCTTCCAGGCACTAGAAATGGGCCGCGTGGCCGGCTGGACCACCGACGCAACCATCCTCCTCGGCTATGCCGCCAAGAAGCCCGGCGAATTTGAACTCGTAGGCGATTTCCTCTCCGACGAACCCTACGGCATGGGCCTGCCCCAGGACGATTCCGCCCTGCGTGACGCAGTGAACTTCGCCCTGCAGGATATGTGGCTCGACGGCACCTACATGGCCATTTACAACAAGTGGTACGGTCCTGAGACCCCCTACGCCATGCCCATGACCGACCAGATCGAAATCTGGCCCTAA
- a CDS encoding amino acid ABC transporter permease, producing the protein MIRFWLEKNWVQNAVLFTLAALMVYYWGWVFDFGYKFEWSMLYTVNETYQINLGYEILRGLWVTVKITAVSAAIGLVLGTALGLSRLSDFKPLRYTATCIIEFFRNTPLLVVLFFFYFALPRALPDTLREWVFSMQFEFWTAAVAVGMYTSAFMAEVIRAGLQSIPKGILEASYSSGLSYVQVLRTIILPLAFREIIPPLGSEFLNNMKNTSLAMFVGVADMTWQAQQAEALTFKGFEATTAASVMYLSFSLIISFVLNGVNSRLRTVGNTGTSVPALFVNALCWPFGTASRLLLNPVGRFLRARKRRQAASTYLSSTRAAWLATLRRGRQALILASKAAFLAFLAACLYTVVKGVLGFDWAVVAREFSNLILWQFPNEVADPFLGLGGFALSFIIAVVAIAASFVIGLLVGLGRCSTNRIFRIPSLLYIEIIRGNPLIIVIYWVYFLIPVLFNTFFNTVWSASIALTLFTAAYLAEIVRSGIQNIPPGQVEAATASGLSYWQTMRKIILPQALKQMIPPIVGLFIAIFKDTSLVSILGVMELTSVAKAVDNRLMVNSMEIWTLAALLYFVPCFFMSKYADALERRLSPEKVNLKM; encoded by the coding sequence ATGATACGCTTCTGGCTGGAAAAGAACTGGGTCCAAAACGCCGTGCTGTTCACGCTTGCGGCACTCATGGTCTATTACTGGGGCTGGGTTTTCGACTTCGGCTACAAGTTCGAATGGTCCATGCTCTACACGGTGAACGAGACCTACCAGATCAATCTGGGCTACGAGATCCTCCGCGGCCTGTGGGTCACGGTAAAAATCACCGCCGTCAGCGCCGCCATCGGTCTTGTTCTGGGCACCGCCCTCGGCCTCTCCCGGCTTTCAGACTTCAAGCCCCTGCGCTACACCGCCACCTGCATCATAGAATTTTTCCGCAACACCCCGCTTCTGGTGGTGCTGTTCTTCTTCTATTTCGCCCTGCCCCGTGCCCTGCCGGACACCCTGCGCGAATGGGTGTTCAGCATGCAGTTCGAATTCTGGACAGCCGCCGTGGCCGTGGGCATGTACACCAGCGCCTTCATGGCAGAAGTCATCCGGGCGGGCCTGCAATCCATCCCCAAGGGCATACTGGAAGCATCCTACTCTTCGGGCCTCTCCTACGTACAGGTGCTGCGCACCATCATCCTGCCCCTGGCCTTCCGCGAAATCATCCCCCCGCTGGGCAGCGAGTTCCTCAACAACATGAAGAACACCTCGCTGGCCATGTTCGTGGGCGTGGCAGATATGACATGGCAGGCCCAGCAGGCAGAGGCACTCACCTTCAAGGGGTTCGAGGCCACAACCGCCGCATCGGTCATGTACCTCTCCTTCTCGCTGATCATTTCTTTTGTGCTGAACGGCGTAAACTCCCGCCTGCGCACCGTGGGCAACACCGGAACCTCCGTCCCGGCACTCTTCGTCAATGCGCTCTGCTGGCCTTTCGGAACAGCCAGCCGCCTGCTGCTCAACCCGGTGGGGCGTTTCCTGCGTGCCCGCAAACGCAGGCAGGCAGCAAGCACCTATCTTTCCAGCACCCGCGCCGCATGGCTGGCCACGCTGCGCCGGGGCAGGCAGGCACTCATCCTTGCTTCCAAGGCAGCCTTTCTGGCCTTTCTCGCCGCCTGCCTCTATACCGTGGTCAAGGGCGTGCTCGGCTTTGACTGGGCAGTCGTCGCCCGCGAATTTTCCAATCTCATCCTCTGGCAGTTTCCCAACGAGGTGGCAGACCCCTTCCTCGGTCTCGGCGGGTTCGCACTCTCGTTCATCATCGCCGTGGTCGCCATTGCGGCCAGCTTTGTCATCGGGCTGCTGGTGGGCCTCGGCCGTTGCTCAACCAACCGCATTTTCCGCATTCCCAGCCTGCTGTACATAGAAATCATCCGCGGCAACCCGCTCATAATCGTCATCTACTGGGTCTATTTCCTCATTCCGGTGCTGTTTAACACCTTCTTCAACACGGTCTGGTCCGCCTCCATCGCGCTCACCCTGTTCACCGCGGCCTACCTTGCGGAAATCGTGCGCAGCGGCATCCAGAACATCCCGCCCGGACAGGTGGAAGCCGCCACCGCTTCCGGCCTTTCCTACTGGCAGACCATGCGCAAGATCATCCTGCCGCAGGCCCTCAAGCAGATGATTCCGCCCATCGTGGGCCTGTTTATCGCCATTTTCAAGGATACCTCGCTGGTCTCCATCCTCGGCGTCATGGAACTCACCTCCGTAGCCAAGGCCGTGGATAACCGCCTTATGGTCAACTCCATGGAAATCTGGACCCTCGCCGCCCTGCTCTACTTTGTCCCCTGCTTCTTCATGTCCAAATACGCAGACGCGCTGGAGCGGCGGCTCAGCCCGGAAAAAGTGAACCTCAAAATGTAG
- a CDS encoding amino acid ABC transporter ATP-binding protein — protein MIRFEQVNKWYGSDHHVLKDVNLEIAQGEVVVICGPSGSGKSTLIRCINKLEPIQKGRIIVDGLDLHDPRLNLTSLRAEIGFVFQQFNLYPHMTVLENITLAPTMVRNTPRAEADRLAMELLEKVNIPDKAGAYPSQLSGGQQQRVAIARGLAMKPKIMLFDEPTSALDPEMINEVLDVMKALAREGMTMACVTHEMGFAREVADRVIFMDFGELIEENTPNEFFNNPKQDRTKDFLSKILSH, from the coding sequence GTGATCCGTTTTGAACAGGTGAATAAGTGGTACGGCAGCGACCATCATGTGCTCAAGGACGTCAACCTTGAAATTGCCCAAGGCGAGGTCGTGGTCATCTGCGGCCCTTCCGGCTCCGGCAAAAGCACACTCATCCGCTGCATCAACAAGCTGGAACCGATCCAGAAGGGGCGCATCATCGTGGACGGGCTGGACCTCCACGACCCCCGGCTCAATCTTACCAGCCTGCGCGCCGAGATAGGCTTCGTTTTCCAGCAGTTCAACCTGTATCCGCACATGACGGTTCTGGAGAACATCACCCTCGCCCCCACCATGGTGCGCAATACCCCGCGCGCCGAGGCGGACAGGCTGGCCATGGAACTGCTGGAAAAGGTGAACATCCCCGACAAGGCGGGTGCCTACCCCAGCCAGCTCTCCGGCGGCCAGCAGCAGCGCGTGGCCATTGCGCGCGGCCTTGCCATGAAGCCGAAGATCATGCTCTTCGACGAACCCACCTCCGCCCTCGACCCCGAAATGATCAACGAAGTGCTCGACGTCATGAAAGCCCTTGCCCGCGAGGGCATGACCATGGCCTGCGTGACGCACGAGATGGGCTTCGCGCGTGAGGTGGCGGACCGGGTCATTTTCATGGATTTCGGCGAACTCATAGAGGAAAACACCCCCAACGAGTTCTTCAACAATCCCAAGCAGGACCGCACCAAGGATTTTCTCAGCAAGATTCTCTCGCACTAG